A stretch of DNA from Pogoniulus pusillus isolate bPogPus1 chromosome 8, bPogPus1.pri, whole genome shotgun sequence:
GGTTTAAAACAACCCAAACTTTAAATTCCACTCTGAAATGGATAGACAAGAGGGAAATCCTTCTTTTCAGATGGAAAGATAGACAAAAGGAGACCAAAAAGGAGCAGtgaacactggaaaaaaaatctgcaactGAGGTGACCATTAAAATCgctgtgaggctggacaagacaAGAGAGGAAAGTTTGGTGGAACCATGTTTTGAAGATCTGACTTTCACATGAGCTCAAGGAGGAAATGTTCCAAACCCAGGATTCCAAATCCTCACTAATCTTGATGGCTCAGTGGCAGAATGCAAAatgccagagctctgctcctgcagcacttgATAACCTGAACTCACCTGGTAAATCAACTCGAGGCTGTTGGGTGTGGAGGAGGCACAATGCAGGTTAAAACTGTCCCTGTTGGGGGGGTTTACTAGCAGGTGTggacagcatcatagaatcaaccaggttgtaagagacctccatgatcatccaatccaatctagcaggcagccctatccaatcaaccagaccatggcactaagtgcctcatccaggcttggcttcaacacctccaggcacagtgactccaccacctccctgggcagcccattccaatgccaatcactctctctgacaacaacttcctcctaacatccagcctagacctgccctgccacagcttgagactgtgtccccttcttctgttgctgcttgcctggcagcagagcccaaccccacctggctacagcctcccttcagggagttgtagacagcaatgagctctgccctgagcctcctcttctgcaggctgcacacccccagctccctcagcctctcctcacagggctctgctccaggcccctcaccagcttcactgccctgaatctctctcatcctgcttctcccttcccttctttgctCCTGATGTTTCAGATCTCAGGAGTGCAGGAGAACGTCAAGTCTCTGGCTGTTTAAAGGGCCATGTGACTGCTCTGGACTTTGAACTCAGATAAACTCCTTGCTGAATGAAGTCATGTGTAAAATGCTTTCCAACAGAGATTATTTTGAACCAAGCTGTACTAAGAAATGCAACAGAATTTCAACActcctccttcagcagcaaacaaacaacaaaatcagGAACCGTACAGTACTGAGGGCAGGGTTTGGAGAGGAAGCACCAAACCCCCTCCCAGAAAGAGAACTGCACTGGCACGAGGCTGTGGAGGGAGATGATGGATGAGTTTGGGGAATAAAAacatcctgttcaatatctttactgatgatctggacacagggattgagtccagcatcagtaagtttgcagatgacaccaagctaggagcagctgtggatgtgttggagggtagcagagccctgcagagggacctggacagactggatgggtgggcagaggccaatgggatgagactgaacaaggccaagtgcagggttctgcactttggccacaacaaccccaagtagcactacaggctggggccagagtggctgagagcagccaggcagagagggacttgggggtgctgggagagaggagctgcagatgaggcagcagtgcccaggtggccaagaaagccaatggcatcctgggctggctcaggagcagtgtggccagcaggacaagggaggttcttctgcccctgtgctcagcactggtcaggccacaccttgagtgctgtgtcctgttctgggctcctcaattcaagagagatgttgaggtgctggaaggtgtccacaggagggcgacaaagctgttgaggggcctggagcacagccctgtgaggagaggctgagggagctgggagtgtgcagcctgcagaagaggaggctcagggcagagctcattgctgtctgcagctccctgaagggaggctgtagccaggtggggttgggctcttctgccaggcaagcagcaacagaagaaggggacacagtctgcagttgtggcaggggaggtctaggctggctgttaggaggaagttgttgtcagagagagtgattggcattggaatgggctgcccagggaggtggtggagtctctgtccctggagatgttgaagccaagcctggctgaggcacttagtgccatggtctggttgactggacagggctgggtgctaggttgtgctggctgagcttggaggtctcttccaacctggttgattctatcagtCTCTGATATTTCCATATCATCACacataatgaaaaaaaacctcaccttTTGCCTAATTGGTGTCTGCAACTTTGCTTTCAGAAGACACCTTCATAAATCAGAGTATCCCAAGTTTAAGACAGAAAACCCCCTATCAGGTCCTAACTGTCCCTGCTGGGATGGATCAGAATTTCTATGTTCCTTCTTAGCCTGAAGGCAATATCAAGTTTTAGCTAATATTTGGATTAAAATAACTCACAGCCCTGCTCATTAATATTTttggttggggcttttttttttttccctaggagcAGAACATATGGCTTGTATCTTGGCTGACTTCCAACCTCAGTAATTACATGCTGACCACAGAAGTTTCCCCTGTGGCTTTAACTGGATAAAGCattcctctccagcccctcctgtGAACATTCCTACCTCGTGGTGGAGCGCTGTtaaacagctcctgccccaaAGACTGCTGTGTTTTACTCACAAGCAAAACTATCCCTTAAAGTTATACACCTGTCCTCTCCCAGTGCAGTTGGAAGGGATAAGGATATGATTACAACTTGAAATAGAATGGGATCTGTTAACTCCTGGTTtgcaatctatgattctatgacacgaTCTGCTAGACCAGCATGAGGCTTTCATGCTGTGAAACTGGCAGGTGAAGATGGGATTTTTCCTAACAACGTCAGGTGTTATAAGTGTTGGAACATttggacctgggggtgctggtagatagtagatgaccatgagccagcagtgtgcacttgcagcccagaaagtcaagcagagcctgggctgcagcaggagaagtgtggccagcagggccagggaggtgattctcctcctctaatctgctctgctgagaccccacctggagtactgcatccagttctggagcccctgggacaagaaggatgtggagatgctggagtgtgtccagagcagggccaggaggatgctcagaggctgcagcagctctgctgtgagcacagactgaaagagttggggctgtgcaggctggagcagaggaggctcccaggtgaccttcttgtggccttccaggatctgaagggggctacagaaaaactggggagggactttttaggctgtcaggcagagacaggacaggggggaatggagcaaagctggaggtggggagattcagcctggaggtgaggaggaagttgttgagcatgagagtggtgagaggctggaatgggttgcccagggaggtggttgaggccccatggctggaggtgtttcaggccaggctggctgaggctgtgtgcagcctgctctagggtagggtgtccctgggcatggcaggggggttggcagtggctgctccttgtggtcccttccaaccctgcctgattctatgattatcacaCATTTGCACCTTTTGTTTTTTctacttcagaaaaaaatgtgggggaaaaaatccaaaccaacaaactgaaacaaaacaaaaccccaaacaaatgaaaaaccaaACACGACAGCAGCTTTCTGGCTTCTCCTAAGTCAGAAATGGGTCTATTCTGAGAAGTGATCAGCTcacttctgttttgctttttgtacaCATCTTTCCTCATTACACATGGCAAACAAGAAGCCTCTGTCATTCACATGCAGAGATTCATTGGGATactgctccctgtccttctctgctcctccagagctAGTAGAGGGTTTGGCCAAgtgggagaatcacagaatcacagaactgcttagactggaaaagctcCTTAAGCTTgtcaagtccaatcatcagtttcacactgacaagtccttgactaacccaaatccctcagcacaacatctcatcactatcaatcattatggttggaaaggaccaccaggatcagccagtccaaccttcatcccagcatccttcatcactagaccacagcctcaagcaccacatccactctcctcttccccagacttaacacccccagttccctcagctgctcctcataggtgatgtttgccagacctctccccagccttattgcccttctctgcacctgctccagcacctcaatgtccctcctgtactctggtgaccaaaactggacactgtactccaggtgtggtctcacaagtgctgagcacaggggcatgatcatccccctactcctgctggccacaccattgccgatacaggccaggatgctgttggccttcttggccacctggcacactgctggctcatgttgagctggctCTCCACtaacaccaccagctccctttctgtcaggcagctctgcagccactcttcccccAGCCTAGGCTCctgggggctgttgtggccaaagtgcatgacctggcacttggccttgtcaaaTCTCATGCAATTGCCCTCATCCCATcgttccagcctgtccaaatccctctgcagggccttcctaccctccattGTCATTGCAATCCCCAGCTGGCTCAAAAGAACAGCACTGGCCAAGAAGTCAAAGGTTGGTGCAATGCACACAGAAGTAAGACCCAGTTATGCCAACCTTCTGCCAACTGAGTGTCAAACATCCAAGTTAGATGGATTGAGTCCCATCCTGTAAGGATGTGATGCTGTCAGAGGACAGttgacagcctgcagaagaggaggctcaagagtgatctcattgctgtctacaactacctgaagggaggctgtagccaggtggggttgggcttttctgccaggcaagcagcaacagaaaaaggggacacagtctcaaattgtgctggggaaagtctaggctggctgttaggaggaagttgttgtcagagagagtgattggcattggaatgggctgcccagggaggtggtggagtcactgtgcctggaggtgttgaagaaaagcctggctggggcacttagggccatggtctggttgattggacagggctaggttggactggctgagcttggaggcctcttctaacgtggttgattctgattctgtgaaaagattGAATGTGCTGGGCTTTGATCGTgccaacaagcaaacaaaaaggacAAGTTTTAGAGGGACACGTTAAAATGTAAGCGCATCTAGCAGCATCCCATTGAGCGCTGGAACAAGAGCTGAAGCCGCTGCTTCggtcagggatggaaggagctctctctctgcccaaCACTGCCATCCTGCGGCCGATGGAGCTCGGCACAAGCACCGACGCTGACcgcaggagctggagccttgGCTGAGATTTGCAGCTTTGGAAATTGTCTGTAATAATCGCAGGCTCACAGgacgtcaggggttggaagggacccaaggagagcatcgagtcctgccagagcaggaccacacaatctagcacagatcacagaggaacacatccagacaggtcttgataggctccagagaaggagactccacaacctctctgggcagcctgtgccagtgctctgggacaggaaagaagttcttccttgtgttgagctggaacctcctgtgctgcagcttacacccattgctccttgtcctaccccagggagcagtgagcagagcctgtccccccatccagaccagccctcagatgtttataaacatggactaaatcctctctcagtcttctcttctccagactaagcagccccaggtccctcagcctctcttcataagccatgccctccagtccactcagcatcctcacagacctccgctggaccctctccagcagatccctgtccctcttacatggggagcccaacactgaaggcagtattcaagaagaggtctccccagggcagagtagaggggaaggagaacttcccttgatctgctggacagactcttcctaatacaccccaggatccccttggccttcttggccacaagggcacattgctgtgccagggatgttctccaccagcactcccagctccctctccccagggctgctctccagcagtcacctcccagcctgtactggtgcagattattactcctccccaggtgcaggactctgcacttgtccttgttgaacctcatttggttcctctgtgcccagctctcaatctgcccaggtctctctggatggcagcacagcctgcagctgtatcagccaagcctcccagtttggtgtcagcaacaaacttgctgagcagactctgtcccctcatcaataaCACTGATGAAGATAATAATACTGCCAACCTACAGGAGAACCAGTGAGGTCATGATAATTCATAACATCCAGCACTGCCTTCTTCAGACCTCTTCTATTTTACACCAGGTAGCAAAGGCATTTTGCATTTCCTGAGACAAGCTGCTGTTACAATGATGCTGCACCCTACAGAATAGAGTACAAAGGCAACATCAAAACCACAGGGCAACATCAAAAATGACAAATGGGGCATCCTCCATGTCAGGAAGTCAGGCTTTAGGTGTAATCTGAATGAGAACAGCACAATGGTCTGAAAGAGCTCCAGCACAGGAAACTACAGGGAAGTTGGCATGGAGTCAGgagtggaaaacaaagcaaatgaaTCAAAATAGCAATTTAAGAAGAAGAATGCAACATGGACAGTCAGAGGGTGAAATACCATGGATTGCAGAGAGTCAGCCTGTGATACAATatgcagaaggaaaagctgaACATGGTCAGAAAAAGCAGTGAGGGAAttaaagagagagtgattggcattggaatgggctgcccagggaggtggtggagtcaccgtccctggaggtgttgaagccaagcctggctgaggcacttagtgccatggtctggttgactgcacagggctgggtgccaggttggactggatgatcttggaggtctcttccaacctggttgattctatgattctatgctaaagCAGATCCAGGGCTGATCAGTGGCTCAATTAGAGCAGCAGTGGAGAAAAATACTTATCTGCTTGAGTCAAAAGATGTTTGTCTACTCAAAACTCAGGTTTGCACTCCAGTGGAATCCTGCCCAAACAGGCATGACTTAGCTTAGCCATGAAACTGTCCACTGCTTGCTTGAATTACTGCCTCAGTGAGGGGGACACAAACCTGTTAAGGAAGGGCCTTGATTCTTGCATATGAGGGCAAgaacatgtgctagtttgagcctagctgagaggaattagatgctagactgtgaaaaggaaacagtggtgatggctgctgcactcagaggcttgctgagatggataaaaacaagagcataaatatagataacagagttgctctctggctctggctgcctcccttctctccctaacctgctgtctgtgtgactaatccttctgcttcctaacccccctggctgattctccaaactcaccttgaacataaggcaaagtctgggataaggtagacaGGTGGacgggaggtggaagggtggttgggagcccctcctggggactctggtttctgggaggactgttgtgtttctctattacctttaacttgtctatttctgtctgtagctgtatagagtgtaaatacctgcttggatattgtgctaagctgtaaatagaaagctttattccctaacttccagctcagttgagtttagtctgggtgattttctcaagtttgtggggtggcagggaacacctaaaccatcataGAGCACaagaggagctttctgccaggctggcaccacagaatcaactgCAAACAAATTCAGTTACATGCTTGTCAGAACAACATCCACCTTTTAGCTGTTCAAAACCTTGAATCAGAACAGCACTAAAGAAACAAAGGACACAATCGTTGGAGATAGGAAACAAATATTGACAGGCAAAGAAGGGCAGTGTAACTGCCACTGGTGGCTGGCTGTGGGAACAAAATCCTTGTCTCCTAGCACTTGGCACCTGTAAACACCAAAAGCAGCCTGCTCGCCCTCAGCATTGCAACTGGAGCCAAGTTACCGTGCCTGGAAAAGGGTCCTTCTACAGCTCAGCTTCCAAAACTGTGGCAGCCACAGTTCTCCTCTCATATAATTCTGCAAACAAAGCTTTCAGTATCATAGAAGTGGCATCTCTGAACCAATCCTAAAAAGCTAGTGGAGGAAAGGGCAGAAGTATCCACTACACccctgagctggagctgctgagacgGTAATTCTACCTTCTTATTCCTGCTGTTGTTTGTTCTTGGTTTGGGGGTGATTATgcctcttgctttgttttgttggtgtttgtttgCATGAGGCTCTTCTGCTAAGCAAGTCCTGAAAAATACTGCTGCTTTTATGGTGCAGTTCCTCTTGTCTAGACTGTCAGGGCAGAAGCCTAGGAAATGCTCTTTGCTCCTGCTTTTAGCCTTCAAACAAGGCTGCTTTGTGAAAAATAAAGCTGCTCCCAGGCTGCAACAGAGCTTTGTTCTTTGTGTCAtcgatcatggaatcacagaatcaatcaggttggaagagacctccaagatcagccagtccaacctagcacccagccctagccagtcaaccagaccatggcactaagtgcctcagccaggcttggcttcaactcctccagggacagagactccaccacctccctgggcagcccattccaatgccaatcactctctctgccaacaacttcctcctaacatccagcctagacctgccctgccacagcttgagactgtgtccccttcttctgttgctgggtgcctgggagaagagaccaaccccacctggctacagcctcccttcaggcagttgtagacagcaatgaggtctgccctgagcctcctcttctgcaggctgcacacccccagctccctcagcctctcctcacagggctgtgctccaggcccctcaccagcttccttgcccttctctggacaccttccagcacctcaacatctctcttgaattgaggagcccagaactggacacagcactcaagctgtggcctgaccagtgctgagcacaggggcacaagaacctcccttgtcctgctggccacactgctcctgagccaggccctggctctcttggccacctgtgcacactgctgcctcatcttcagctcctctctgccagtacccccacgtctctttcttcctggctgctctccagcccctctgtccccagcctgcttcTATATGCtgctataatcatagaatcatcaaggtTGAAAAATCTAAGATTGTGCAGGGTAAGAATCAATCCAATaccaccatgtcccaaagtgccatgtcgaCATGGTTTTGAATGCTTCCagtgatgaggactccaccactgccctggacagcctgttccagggcttgatcacccttctggggaagaggTTGTTCCTAATTTCCAATCTAAATTCCTCTAGCCTAACTtaaggctgcttcctcttgcaCTATTGCTtgttacctgagagaagagactgatccccacctcagtacaacctcctttcagggagctgcatctCACTGCAGGTGTCATTCTGAAGAGACTAACCCCTACTATTTGTGCAGTTTAAGTGCAGTGCAAGTTGAACTGTTGAACTAAAatattcctttccttttcattcAGGATTGTCAGCCATGCAGCACATAAACAGGGAGATTCTTCAGCAGAGCATGAATCCCCAGGGGGAAAAGGGTTTCCAAGAATACCTGACAAGCCAGGGGACTGTGGtaaagccctgctgctggcagagacagAACCACATCTGTGCCAAGTGTCCCTACCACATACGTACTGGCGAAGAGGCCAGAGTCCCTTATGCAGACTTTCATGGGATCTTTGGCTTCCCCTATGGAtccagagcagctctccagaccaaacacctCCTTTTCTATGAACTGAGGAGTTTTTCAGGCAGAGCAGTCCAAAAAGGCCATGCTACAAACTGTACTGCCCAAGGCAGCCACCCTGAATCTATGCTGTTTGAGGCAGGTGGTTATCTGGACGCAGTCACAGGCACCTGTGGAAACCTGAGTGGCATTATCCTCTATTCCAACTACTCTCCTTGCAATGAGGCTTTCCACTGCTGTGTGAGTAAAATCTACAACTTCCTGCTGAAGTATCCAGAAATCAAACTCTGCATTTACTTCTCCCAGCTTTATCACACTGAGGACAGTTTCCCCACTGCTGCGTGGAACCGCGAAGCTCTGCggagcctctccagcctgtggcCTCAGGTGACCCTGCAGAGGCTGCCCGAGGGGGCATGGCCTTACCTCCTCTGCAATTTCGTGTATGGCATCCCAAGGTCAGTCCTTTGTCACCTAACTCCACCATCAAAAACCTCAGCAGATCAACAAAATCCACATCTAACCAACGACGTCATGGGAACAAAAGCGTATTGGAGGGAAGCCTCTCCACCAGGGATGCAGGCAAAGCCTGCTGCGGGGCAGAACTTAAGGGGCTTTTATTCCCCTAGCCTGGCCTGCCAACAGCCTTTCCAAAGCACAAAAGGCAGTTTGCTACCTCCCACATCTCAAAACCACCTGCTGCTTTACCCAGGCATGGTTTTGCCCTTTCAGAAAGAACATCTgcaccccaaacccaaaaatatTGTAAGGCATTTAAGAATGCCAAAGAAATAATTCACTGAAACTTGCAATTctgaaacaactctgtgatCTTAAAGCTGTTTTACAACCAAGGTGATTGGAATATTTTCAATCCTGTGTTTCCAAGTGGCAGAGCTCTACTCTGAAGGTGCCACAAATCAAATTCTTAGAGGCTTTGAGACCTCTGTTTTACACAGATGGCAAAAACCCTGCGCCAAGAAAGTCGTCTATTGCAAATGTTAGCCCAGAGAAGAACCGTGGCTCTCAAATAGCTGCTTTTGGTTTAGTCCCACACCTTTCAAACCTAAAACCCTAGCAGTTAACCCAAAACCTCAGTATCTCCTAATTACCTCCTGTGATTCATATatttcacagaaaacatccactTGGAAGATACCTCAAAGGTTTGTTGCCCTTAAGACTATTTCTACCAGTGGAACATAAACCAGTCCATGAGCTGCATCACCAACTACAGCTGGACTGTAGCTCCTCAGCTGAGACAGCTGTGGTGGAACATGCTGCTTAATCTAAATTCCTCCCCTGTCAGGAGAAGTTAATGCTGATACCTGAATAAAGTTTTGCCACCAGCTGCTTCCTTAATAACAGAGGGatttatatacacatatatatatatatatatgtgtgtgtgtgtgtgtgtgtgtgtgtgtgtatatggcatttgtttgttttttttagggCTGTTGCCTTCCATTCAGAGTCACTTCACAAAGCTGAGTAGGAAATATCTAATGGGATAACAAAGATTACACAGATCTACACAGTCCAAGAGTAACTTGAGAAAGAAGTTCCTatcacttatcatagaatcaaacagcatggaagagacctccaagctcagccagtccaacctagcacccagccctggccaagcaaccagaccatggcactaagtgcctcagccaggcttggcttcaacacctccagccacagtgactccaccacctccctgggcagcccattccaatgccaatcactctctctgacaacaacttcctcctcacatccagcctagacctcccctggcacagcttgagactgtgtcccctgcttctgttgctgcttgcctggcagaagagaccaaccccacctggctacagcctcccttcaggcagttgtagacagcaatgagctctgccctgagcctcctctgctgcaggctgcacacccccagctccctcagcctctcctcacagggctctgctccaggcccctcaccagcttccttgcccttctctggacaccttccagcacctcaacatctctcttgaattgaggagcccagaactggacacagcactcaagggggagcctgagcagtgctgagcacagggacagaataacctcccttgtcctgctggccacactgttcctgagccagcccaggatgccattggccctcttggccacctgtgcacactgctgcctcatcttcagctgctatctaccagcacccccaggtctctttctgcctggctgctctcagccactctgtccccagcttatAGCACCGCTCAGTGTTGTGGCCAAATTTTagggccctgcacttggccttgttactTAAAGCAGTGCTTTCACTTTGTGATTcaatacagaaccacagactgctttgtgttggaagagacctttaaaagtcgtctagtccaatcccctgtagtcagcagaggcatctgcaactagagcaggttgctcagagccccatccatggaggtggtggagtcaccatccctggaggtcttcaaagtGACACTTTGAAgacatgacactttgggacaGGGTTTCTTGGGCAGGGTAGTGTTGGGTTCacagttagacttgatgattttagaggcTTTTTAGCAACCCAAATGatcttgtgattttttttattacttAATCTGCCAAAAGCATAAAAGCAACGATGTAATTTACTgaattttgttgggtttttttttacaatcAAGTAGCAATAAAGTGGTGTTCAGTCCTCCAAATTCAGGAGTTAACCACAGGACACACATGTTGGACTGACACTGTGTTGggcgccatggtctagttgattggatagagctgggtgctaggttggactggatgagcttggaggtctcttccaacctggttgattctatgataggtaaGCATTTCGTGCCCTGGAGAAACCTGGGAGGGGTTGGCAGGGTGCTGCCTTGTTCCTACCCAACAGGCCAGAGTTGAGGCATCGCATCATGGCTTGTCAGCGGCTCCACAGAGGTAGCTGACAGGAGAGGCTGGACACTGACAGATGCAGGTGGACACTG
This window harbors:
- the APOBEC4 gene encoding putative C->U-editing enzyme APOBEC-4 → MNPQGEKGFQEYLTSQGTVVKPCCWQRQNHICAKCPYHIRTGEEARVPYADFHGIFGFPYGSRAALQTKHLLFYELRSFSGRAVQKGHATNCTAQGSHPESMLFEAGGYLDAVTGTCGNLSGIILYSNYSPCNEAFHCCVSKIYNFLLKYPEIKLCIYFSQLYHTEDSFPTAAWNREALRSLSSLWPQVTLQRLPEGAWPYLLCNFVYGIPRSVLCHLTPPSKTSADQQNPHLTNDVMGTKAYWREASPPGMQAKPAAGQNLRGFYSPSLACQQPFQSTKGSLLPPTSQNHLLLYPGMVLPFQKEHLHPKPKNIVRHLRMPKK